In Myxocyprinus asiaticus isolate MX2 ecotype Aquarium Trade chromosome 46, UBuf_Myxa_2, whole genome shotgun sequence, a single window of DNA contains:
- the LOC127436119 gene encoding immunoglobulin superfamily containing leucine-rich repeat protein 2-like produces MATKYLMLLALGTAVIGSAHCCPEQCTCSDKFNHQFADCAYKSLLEVPVGLPSNVTTLSLSANKIKVLKWKTFINVTQVTSLWLAHNEIVTVERGTLVPMIQLRNLDISHNQIVHFPWEDLANLTALQLLKMNNNEMISIPKNAFTNLKDLRSVRINNNKFTTIVQGTFDALTAMSHLQIFHNPFTCSCNLEWLRDWIGKSSISIPDQNNIICEAPAHLRGTKVTSMPKLDCTAPSVSIIYQPNIENTELYEGYMVILNCETKGNPKPEVTWEIFAGNQLITFPLPAIVERSEIPINGPPTNTRYLVFQNGTLIIPRMTKKEDGNYTCSAANEVGKAYRSVKLVVAGTKKHAINSMLDTKAASHLPGDKLGSKSSKNSVINVWPKSEEKTKSVPTGTSLITVDKEQVDEGTDTLPFIGKCGINDGTQYISNHAFNLSLDELKQYTFDFGVIALEVSETEAKVQLNPFQMANAKSNIHLSQQQDLQTVNKEPFSLFQTSNKKSPLDMLYLCVSTGNGHSVVQWSKIEEGVNAYRFQGLKPGTNYTLCLTYGGQDCQVQVVFTTRKKIPSLLIIVVVSIFLLALATVPLLGATCCHLLYKYQGKTYKLIMKTQNPDQMEKQIAVDFDPRASFVGSDKNFNLSELGEGEGEVEGEEGDGEGEEVEGSVVTESIPESQSKTQEEFEVGSEYSDRLPLGAEAVNISPEINGNYKEPR; encoded by the coding sequence ATGGCAACCAAATACCTGATGCTTCTTGCCTTGGGGACTGCAGTGATTGGCAGTGCGCACTGTTGCCCTGAGCAGTGTACTTGCTCTGATAAATTTAACCATCAGTTTGCAGACTGTGCCTACAAAAGCCTTCTGGAAGTACCTGTGGGCTTGCCATCTAACGTGACCACCCTGAGTCTTTcagcaaataaaattaaagtgctAAAATGGAAAACCTTTATAAATGTGACCCAGGTGACCTCTCTTTGGTTGGCCCACAATGAAATTGTGACCGTCGAGAGGGGCACTTTAGTCCCAATGATTCAGCTGAGGAATTTGGATATTAGCCACAACCAAATTGTTCATTTTCCATGGGAGGACTTGGCCAATCTCACTGCCCTGCAGTTGTTGAAGATGAACAACAATGAGATGATCAGTATACCCAAGAATGCTTTCACCAACCTTAAAGACCTGCGATCGGTCCGTATTAACAATAACAAGTTCACCACTATTGTGCAGGGAACATTTGATGCTCTGACTGCCATGTCTCACCTCCAAATCTTCCACAACCCCTTCACCTGCTCTTGCAACCTTGAGTGGCTTAGGGACTGGATCGGCAAATCCTCAATCTCCATTCCTGACCAAAACAACATTATTTGTGAAGCTCCGGCCCACCTCAGAGGCACTAAGGTCACTAGCATGCCCAAACTTGATTGCACAGCCCCATCTGTGTCCATCATATACCAGCCGAATATTGAAAACACAGAACTCTATGAGGGATACATGGTCATCCTGAACTGTGAAACAAAAGGAAATCCAAAACCTGAGGTCACATGGGAGATATTTGCAGGAAACCAACTAATTACGTTCCCTTTGCCCGCCATAGTTGAAAGAAGTGAGATCCCCATTAATGGGCCACCAACGAACACCAGGTACCTAGTGTTTCAAAATGGCACCTTGATCATTCCTCGCATGACCAAAAAGGAAGATGGAAACTACACTTGCTCGGCTGCCAATGAGGTGGGCAAAGCATATCGCTCTGTGAAACTTGTTGTCGCAGGTACCAAAAAGCATGCCATCAATTCAATGCTTGACACAAAAGCAGCCAGCCATTTACCTGGAGACAAGCTTGGTTCTAAGAGCTCCAAAAACAGTGTGATCAATGTGTGGCCCAAATCTGAGGAGAAAACAAAGAGTGTTCCAACTGGAACATCCCTCATTACAGTGGATAAAGAACAAGTGGACGAAGGGACAGATACGCTGCCATTCATTGGCAAATGCGGCATAAATGATGGTACCCAGTACATCTCCAATCATGCTTTTAACCTTAGCTTGGACGAACTTAAACAGTACACATTTGATTTTGGGGTTATTGCACTGGAGGTTTCAGAGACTGAAGCCAAAGTTCAGCTGAACCCTTTCCAGATGGCTAACGCCAAATCAAACATTCATCTCAGTCAACAACAAGACCTGCAAACTGTGAATAAGGAGCCTTTTAGTCTATTCCAGACATCCAACAAAAAATCCCCCCTGGACATGTTGTACCTTTGCGTCAGTACTGGTAATGGACATTCAGTGGTGCAGTGGTCCAAGATAGAGGAGGGCGTCAATGCCTATCGCTTCCAGGGCCTCAAGCCAGGTACTAATTACACCCTATGCCTCACCTATGGAGGCCAGGACTGCCAAGTCCAAGTGGTCTTCACAACTAGAAAGAAAATCCCATCTTTGCTAATCATAGTGGTTGTTAGCATCTTCTTGCTAGCTTTGGCAACTGTGCCCCTGCTGGGTGCCACCTGCTGTCACTTGCTCTACAAGTATCAAGGCAAGACCTACAAGTTGATTATGAAGACACAGAACCCGGATCAGATGGAAAAGCAAATAGCAGTGGATTTCGATCCCAGGGCGTCTTTTGTCGGGTCAGACAAAAACTTTAACCTGAGCGAGTTGGGGGAGGGAGAAGGCGAGGTTGAGGGTGAGG